Proteins found in one Acidobacteriota bacterium genomic segment:
- a CDS encoding flagellar biosynthetic protein FliQ: MNEMMVITIGREAMRITLLVGLPMLMAGMLVGIVVSVLQVATSIQDITITFIPKILAVFLALTLSLNWILRLLVGFARQIFDIIATLGA, encoded by the coding sequence ATGAACGAAATGATGGTCATCACGATCGGGCGCGAGGCGATGCGCATCACGCTCTTGGTCGGTCTGCCGATGCTGATGGCGGGAATGCTGGTGGGCATCGTCGTGAGCGTCCTGCAGGTCGCCACCTCGATCCAGGACATCACCATCACGTTCATCCCCAAGATCCTGGCCGTTTTCCTGGCCCTGACCTTGTCCCTGAACTGGATCCTGCGGCTGCTCGTCGGCTTCGCCCGGCAGATCTTCGACATCATCGCCACACTCGGAGCCTGA